In Pyrodictium occultum, the genomic window ATAGTGGTGGTTAACGGCGCAGCCGAGGCGCTGGCGGTGCTCCCGCTCCTCCTCCACGCGGAGAGGCTCGTCGTGGTCGAGCCCGGGTTCGGGGACCACGGGGTCCAGGCGCCGGCCATGGGGCTGGGGCTGGCAAGGGTGGTCATGGAGAGGGGCGGGGAGGGCTTCACTATCGACGAGGCCCGTGTGCTCGAGGCGGCGGAGGAGGGCTCAGTGGTGGTCCTCTCCAGGCCCAGTAACCCGACCGGCTACCTGGCGCCCGCCGACCTCCTCGCGGACCTCGCCCGCAGGCTCGCGGAGAGGGGCTCGTGGCTTGTGGTGGACGAGGCTTTCATCGACCTCTCGCCGGGCGCGGAGCCGCTGGAGCCGGGCCCCGGCCTGGTGGTGGTCCGGAGCCTCACCAAGACCTTCGCCTCCCCGGGGCTCCGGCTGGGCTACATCTACGCCGAGGAGTGGCTGGCCAGGAAGCTGGACGGCGCTCGCCAGCCCTGGCCCGTAGGGGGTCTCGAGGCCTGCGTCTACCCCAGGCTGCTCCACGACCCCCGGAGCCGGGACTACGTCGCCAGGGGCCGCGAGCTGGCGGCGCTGGAGTCCAGGAGGCTCGCCCGGAGGCTCGCGGAGATGGGGCTGCGCGTCTACCCCTCCAGGGCGCCCTTCCTGCTCCTGGGGCATCCCTGGCTCCCCCACCCCGCGATGCAGGAGGCCCTCACGGCCCAGGGGGTCTACGTGAGGGATGCCTCGAGCTTCCACGGGCTGGGCCCGGGCTACAGCAGGGTCTCGATCAGAACCCCTGGTGAGAACGATGTCCTCCTACGCGCGTTCGAGAGGGCGCTCGAGGGGGGCTAGGCCTCCGGGGGCTGCTAGGAGGCTGGCCTGCCTGGCGTCGTTCCTCACGCGGCTCCCTCTGGGCTGCCACGATATCGAGGAGGCTGCCAGGGGCTACCCCCTGGTCCCCCTAGTCGGGCTAGTCGAGGGAGTGCTCGTCTACGCTGCCATGCTGGCCTCCCGGCTCCCCGGCGTAGCGGCCGCCCTCGGGCTGGCGGCCCACGTGCTGGTGACCGGGGCCCTCCACTTGGACGGCTTCGCCGACTACAGCGACGCTGCCGGCGCCGGCGCTCGCGGCGACAGGGCGCTGGAGGTAATGAAGGATCCGAGGCGCGGAGGCTTCGCGCTAGCCTATACGGCCACCCTCCTGCTGGCCAAGTACGCGGGCTTCATGGCGGCGTGGCGTCGCTGGCCGGTGGTGCTCGCCTCCTACCTGGCAGCAGCCGAGGCCATGTACATGGTCTCCCTGCTCCTCCCCGCCCCGGGCTACGAGGGGCTCGGCAGTCTCTTCCGGAGGCTCGGCACCGGGGGAGGCGCGGCCACGGTTAACATGGCCGTCTACGCGCTTGCGGCCCTGGCGCTCCTGCTCCAGGATCCTCTGGGGGCTTCCGCGGCGCTGGCTGGGGGCGTGGCGGCCGCCCTGGTGGCGGCCCGGGACGCTCGGGGGAGGCTCGGCTACGCCTCGGGCGACGTGCTCGGCTTCGCCTACGAGCTCGCCCATACATCCGCCCTCCTAGCGGCCGCGCTGCTCGCCGGCTAGGGGTGCCGCGGCGCCATGGCTCCCGCGTGGCTCCCCGTGTGGCTCTATCCCGGGAGAGTCCTTCTGGCCGAGGCTATCCTACTGGCTCATGTGCTCGACTTCATCTACCCCTTCCACCGGGGCCTCCTGCTCCGGGTGCACCCCGTCCACACCTCCTACTTCATGGCCAAGCGGCTGGCTCCCCCCCGGCTCGGGCAGGCTCCGGGGCGCTGCGGCCTGGGCGGCTGTGGTGGGCTCCCACCTGGCGGGCTACGCGCTCCTCCTCTACGCCGCGTGGAGGCTCAGCCCCCTGGCCTGGCTCCTGGCCGCCTCCTGGGTGCTGAAGACCTCGTTCTCGCTCCGCCTCCTACTGGAGACCGTCTGGCGGGCCGCGGCGCTCATGGAGAAGGGCTGCGTCGACCAGGCCCGCAGCCTGGTCCAGGGCCTGGTGCGCCGCGACGTCTACAGGCTGGGCCCTGGCCACGTGGCGAGCGCGGCGGTGGAGAGCCTCGCGGAGAGCCTGGTGGACGGCTACACCTCGCCGCTCTTCTACACGCTGCTCCTCGGGCCGCTCGGCGGCCTCCTCCAGAGGCTGGCTAACACGCTCGACGGCGCCCTCGGCTTCAAGACGCCGGAGTACCTGGAGGCCGGCTGGGCGAGCGCATGGGTGGACACGCTGCTCAACTACGTCCCCGCCCGCGTCACCGCCGTGCTGATAGCCCTGGCCTCCCCCGCCGCCGGGGGCAGCGTGGCGGCGGCGCTGCGGGTCTGGAGCCGCTACGCCTCCTCCACCGAGAGCAGGAACGCCGGCCACCCGATGAGCGCCATGGCGGGCGCGCTGGGAGTGAGGCTGGAGAAGCCCAGCAACTACGCGCTCGGGGAGGCCCAGCTACCCGGTCCCCGGGAGATGAGGCGCGCTGTGCGCGTCGCCCTGCTGGTGGCCGCTGCCTGGCTCCTGCTGGCACTGCTCGCCCTCACGCTGGCCTAGCAGTGGCAGTCCGGCAGCTCTATGCCGGTGAGGGCCTCCAGCTCCGTCCTGCCCAGCGCCTCGGTGCCGGCTCCCTGCTCCGCGGGGGTCTTCGGCCTGTCGGCGACGAGCGTGAGGCCGTGGCGGCGGAGGATGCTGCGGAGCAACTCCTTCCCCTCCCACACGCTCTGCCGGAGGCACTCGAGGGGCGTGCTCATAACAGTCTCGAGCACCTCGTCGCTGAGCAGGGGTGCGTGGGCCTCCACGCCGATACACTCGGCCAGCTCCATGCCCGGGTACCTGCCCCTAGCGGCCATCCGGAGTATTGTATCCCTCAGTTCCCCGGGGCCTAGGCTCAGCATGAACCGGTAGCCAGCGAACACCTCGTCGCCCCCCTCGCCTAGGAGGATGTAGCGGCAGCCAAGCCTCCTAGCCTCCTCAAGCGCCCGGAGGAATACAATGTCGTTCCTCAGCTCCACGTGGTCCCTCCTGCCCGTGCACCTTATGACCAGTGGTGCGTGCCCCGCTATGTAGCCCGGGTCTACGGGGACAACGTGGAGCTCTATCCCCAGCTTGCCGGCCACGTAGAGTGCGTAGGGGAGGTCTCTCGGCAGCCCCCGGGTGTAGAAGGCCGTGACCCCGCGTAGGGGCAGGGCCTCCAGCCTCGCGGCGAGCGCCACCACGGTGGTGTCGATGCCGCCGCTCATAGCTATGCAGTCGCAGCCCACGCTTCCGACGTAGCGGCGCAGGGCGCTTAGCACAAGCTCCTCAGCCGCTCTGCAGGAGAGCCCGGCCACCCAGCTACACCACCCTGAGGAGATGATAGCCCTGGATCTCCAGCTTTTCCACCACCTGGTAGGGGAGCCTCTCCTCGTGCCTGGGGCTGTCGATGACCAGGGTGTGGTACTCTCCCTGCTCGCCGAGGGGGTCTACCCCGGCCCGCTTGGCGTCCTCCACTAGCTCCTCCACAGTATCGCGTGAGAAGACCCTGCCCAGCCACCGGCTAAGCCTGGCGTCAACCCCGGTGAAGAGCGCCTCTATCCCCGCCTCGGCCTCCCGGTAGGCCAGCTCCACGGGATCCATGCCCCAGAGGGGCTCGCTCAGCCTGGCCCCCGCGTCTGCAGCCACAGCCTCCATGTAGCGGAGGTGGTCCTCGACATAGACGTCGCCCGCGACCACCTCGTCCGCGCCTAGCCTGCGTAGGATCTCGACAGTCTCTTCCCTCTCCCTCCCCCTGTGGAGCCTCGCCACCACCACCGGTATCCCGGCCAGGTTGAGGGTCTCCACGGTCTTCCCGAGGTTCAGCAGGTGGGGGCTGGGCCTGGGGAAGCGGTAGACCAGCACCAGGCCGAGGTCCACCGGCCACCTCTGCATCGCTGCGTAGAGGGAGTCCTTGCCCCCGGATAGCAGGGCCACTCGGACCAATGGGCTGCCCACCGGCACCCTTCCAGCAATATCCTTAAATAATATCTGGTTATGGTGCACCGCTGGCCCCGGAAAGGTGTACCAGGGGGCGTGTGACGGGTTGCATATACCCGACGGCTACCTGGATCCATACTGGTGCGCAGCCACCTACGCCGTCAGCGTGGCCTACCTGGCGGCTGCGTGGAGGAGGCTCCGCGGCCGCCTGACACGCGAGCAGGTGACAGCCGCGGCGGTGCTGGCGGCCGGCATATTCGTGGCGCAGATGCTGAACTGGCCGATACCGGGCGGCACCTCGCTCCACTTCGTGGGCGGCGCTCTCGCCGCCATACTGTTCGGGCCCTGGCTCGGCCCCTACGTGCTAGCCCTGGTTGTAACCACCCAGGCGCTCGTCTTCCACGACGGCGGGATAACAACGCTGGGCGCCAACATACTGAACATGGCTATCATAGACGGTCTTGTGGGCTACGCGGTGTACCGGGCCACGGTGAGGGCGCTGGGGGCTACGCGTGGAGCGAGGCTGCTGGGTGCCTTCCTGGGGGGATGGCTAGGCATAACCCTGGCTGGAGCGATGGCCGGTGTCGAGATAGGGCTTAGCCCGTCGTTCCCCTACGGTGTGAAGATAACTGTGCCTGTAATGGCTGGCTGGCACGCCCTCCTAGGTATAATAGAGGGTGTGATAACGGCGCTGGTTGTGGACTACCTGTACCAGCACCGCAGCCCGCTGGTCGAGGCGGCTGAGAGGGCCACCCTAACAGTCAAAGCCTAGAGGGGGTGGGGGCCGTGCCCGGCCTCTTCTCGAGGTACCGGGGCGCGTTCATAGCCATGGCCGTGCTGTTGGTGGTGAGCCCGGTCTTCGGCGTGATACTGGCGGACAAGCTAGGCTACCACGAGCCCCTCGACGTCGCCGCCGAGAAGCTAGGGCTCCAGGAGAGGAGCCTTGGCGAGTGGACGCCGTTCAGCGACTACACGTTCCCAGGGCTGCCCGACACGCTGGGCTACATAGTCGCCGGCGCCGTAGGTGTAGCAGTGATCCTCGCCATAGGCTACGTGGCTGCGAGGCGCGTCGGGCGGTGAGCAGAGGACGGGGCTTGCTGGACGAGGCACTGGCGGGCTTCCTCAGCGAGCTTAGGGAGGCGGCTCTCTACCTGGCGGCCGGCGAGGGCCCAGTGGAGCCCCGCCACCCTGGCCTCGTTTTTCTTCTCCTCGTCGTGGGCGTGGCCCTCGTCTCCTACTCGCCGCCGCTCCCAGCAGCCGCGGGGCTCCTCGCCTCCATGCCCGTGCTCGCCTACGCTGCCCTATCCCGCCGAGGCCCCGTAGCCCCGGTGGTCAGGTCGGCAGCCTACGTGGTGGGGGCCTCAGCCCTGGTCGCCCTCCCCCTGCTGCCCCTCCACCGTGGGTCTCAGGCGCTCCTCTTCCTCCTGCGGGTCTCCGCGGCCTCCGCCATGGTGGCCTCCGTGGCGGCCCTGGTGGGGTGGAGGCGGCTGGCCGAGGGCCTGGGGGAGCTCGGGCTCCCGGGAGAGATCGTGGAGGGCCTCAGCCTGGTGGCCCGCTACGTGCCCCTCCTCGCCTCGGAGATGCTCCGGCTCCTCGCTGCCAGGAGGGCCAGGAGCCTTGGGCGCCCGGGGCTCCGCGAGGCCTGGAGGCTCCTGGCCGGTGCTGCCGGGGAGCTCCTGGAGAGGAGTATGCAGCGCGCCACGCTGCTCGGCATGGCTATCGAGGCTAGAAGCCTGTCCCCGCTGACCCGGGGCCGGGGGCGTGGAGGGGGGTGGGCAGGCTCAGCCGCGGAGCTTCTCGCCTATCTCCCCCCGGCAGCGGTAGTGGCGGTGGAGGTGGCGGCCCTGCTTGCCGGTTGTTGAGGCCCGTGGCGTCTGGTTCGAGTACTCCCGCGGCAGCCCGGTGCTGCGGGGCGCCAGCCTCCGGGCGGGCCCCGGCGAGGTTGTGGCGCTGGCCGGGCCCACGGGCTCTGGGAAGTCGACGCTCCTCCTCATCCTGGCCGGGCTGCTGAGGCCGAGCCGGGGGGAGGTGCTTCTCGACGGCAGGCCGCTGTGGAGCCAGCTGCCGGGGGCTAGAAGGAGGATAGGCTTGCTCTTCCAGAACCCCGACGACCAGCTCTTCAACCCCACGGTGTACGATGAGATAGCCTACGCTCTCCGCGGCCTCGGGCTCCCCGGGCGCGTGATTGAGGAGAGGGTGGAGAGGGTTGCCCGGAGGCTAGGGATCCAGGGGCTCCTGAGCCGGCCGCCCTACAGGCTGAGCGTGGGGCAGCGCCGTCTGGTAGCCCTTGCCTCCATACTTGTCTACGACCCCGACGTGCTGCTCCTGGACGAGCCCACTGCCAACCTGGACCGGGCCGGGGTGGAGAAGCTGTTCAGCATAGTGCGCGAGGCGGCTGCGAGGGGGAAGACAGTGATTATGGCCAGCCACGACCTGGACGCTGTGCTGGAGCTGTCCACGAAGACGTGCATGGTCAGGGAGGGGGCTCTCGACTGCCACCCTACCCTGGAGGCGCTCGCCGAGGGCCTCTTCGAGGACACCTCGCTCCCCATACCGATATCCATGAGGCTTCTCCGTGACCGGCTCGGCGGCTGGAGGAGGGTGGCGGAGGAGCTGGCGGCGGCGCGGCGGCTAGGCGGTGGTGTAGGCGTAGAGGGTTAGCCCGTACCCCTCCCAGGGCGCCAGCCCGAGCAGCACGGTGAAGAGCGCCGCTATCAGCGCGGCCGCCTCCCGGGCCCCCGGCCTCCCCCCGGCCGCCTCCCGCGGCCCCGTGAACACCATGTATATCATGTAGCCGTAGTAGAATACCGCCACAGCGAAGTTGATAACCATGAGGGCCGCCAGGGCGGGGCTAGCCGAGACAGCTGCTATGAGCAGGTATAGCTTCCCCCAGAACCCTAGCGTGGGCGGCGCCCCGGCCAGCGAGGCGAGGGCCAGCACCAGCGCTGCCGCCGCCACGGGGCTCCGGTAGGCGAGGCCGCGCAGCCTCTCCCAGCTACAGGGCCTATCGTCCTCGCAGGCCGTGTCTAGCACCAGGAAGCTCGCGAGCTTGGAGAACGCGTAGCCAGCCGTGTGGAGCGCTATACCCGCCAGCGCGGCCACGTTATCTATGCCCGGGAGCCGGGCGAGCGCCGCGAAGCCGACGACGATGTAGCCGGCCTGGGCCACGCTGCTGTAGGCTAGCAGCTTCTGGGGCGAGTCCCTCACCGTGAGCAGCGCCCCCAGGTTGCCGTAGAGCATCGTAAGGGCGGCGAGCACACCCATGGTCCAGAGCACTATGTGTGGCTCCACCACCGCGAAGGGCGCGACCAGCTTGGCTATCATAAGCGCCGCTATTATCTTCGCGGCTGCGCTCGCGACAGCTATCACCAGGGGCTTCGCGTTACCGTAGACGTCTATTAGCCAGCCGTGGAAGGGGACAACACCCATCTTGAACCCTACAGCCACGGCCACCATTGCGACTGTGGGGGTCACGAGCAGCGCATCGCGGATCAGGAGCCCCGGCGATATGGCGGCGTCCCCGTGCACGATGTAGAAGAGCGTGAGCCCCAGTAGGAGTATAATGGTTGCAATGGTCCCGTTTACAGCGTACTTTATAGCAGCCTCCGCCGATATGGCGTCGCGGTAGAGGGCCACCAGGATGTAGCTTGAGACGGCCGCGAGTATCCAGCCCACGTAGACGAGGTAGAGGAGCCGGGCGAGCCCGAGCACTATGACGCCGAGCGCCATAAGCCCCATGACGGCGTAGAAGGCCTCGCCCGCCTCCCAGTAGTCGACTATACGCGACGCCGCCATAGCCGCTAGGGCGAACACGATAACCACTGTGGAGAGTAGGAACACGGAGTAAGTGTCGATAACCAGGGCCCCGTTGAACGCTGTGGTATAGCCCTGCGCCGGCGCGAAGGCCAGGCTCATGTAGAGCGCTGCGGCGAGAGCCACGGCGGTGGCGGCGTAGAGGCTCACCCTCGCGGCCCGCGGCCCCCAGAGCGGGGCCACCAGGCCGGTGAAAGCATAGCCCACGAGCACGGCGAGGAAGCTGTAGTCGGCCACGCCAGTGAGGACGGGCGGCACCACGGCTACCACCCTGGAGCAAGGCTTGCCAGCGCGGGCCAGGCCGCGTGGGCTATGAAGAATATCACCACCGTGGAGAGGATCGCCGCGAGCACCATTCCAGCCATGAAGTACACGATATAGATCCTCACGTCCCCGCTCTGCAGCCTCCTAACGGCCGCACTCAGCCCCGCAGCCGCGGCGGGCAGCTCCACGTGGAGCGCCCGGTCCAGCCTCAGCTCAGCCCCCTCCTGCAGCGCCCCAATCATCCTCCAGCCCGCCCGGGCCACGCCGCCGTGCACAGCCAGGTCCAGCAGCTCCTCCACACGGGCCAGGGCGCGCGAGAGCCACGCGCCCGGGTAGACTACGAGCCTGTATATCAGAGGGTTCACCAGCCACCTGTCGTAGAGGAACCCGTGGAGAGCACCCAGCAGGGGCCTCTCTTCAACCCCCCGTAGGGGGAGGAGGCGGGCGCGGTAGAGCAGGATCCCCGACGCCCCCAGCGCTGCAGCGAGGGTGCCGTAGGCCACCACGCCCAGCTCCTCCCTGAAAGCATGGAGCCCCACGGCCTCCTCCAGGAGGCGCGCGAGCCAGGGCCAGGCGAGGCCGAGGCCCAGGGAGGCCAGGCCGAGGGCCAGGTAGGGGCCCAGCATCAGCCAGCCGGGCTCCCCGGCGTGGCGCTCCCCCCGGGGCGGGGCGAGGAACACGTAGTAGATCATCCTAACTGTGTAGAACGCTGTGAGCACAGCGGTGGCCAGCGCGGCTAGGCTGGCCCAGCCGCCGAGCAGGCCTATCGCCTCCACGGCCAGGTCCTTGCTCCACCAGCCCGAGAAGGGCGGCAGCGCGGCCAGGCTCAGCCCGGCCAGGAGGAAGGCTAGGAACGTGTAGGGCATTGAGCGCCGCAGCCCGCCCATGTCTGTTATGTAGCGGCTGCCCACCTCGTGTATCACCGCGCCGGCGGCGAGGAAGAGCGCCGCCTTGAACACGGCGTGGGAGATTAGGTGGGCCAGCCCCCCGAGGCTGCCGAGGGCCGGGCTCCCCGCGGCCGCGGCGGCGAAGACGGCGGCCATCATGTAGGATAGCTGGCTGGCCGTGGAGAATGCTAGTATGAGCTTAAGCTCCCTAGCCACTATAGCCATTGTAGCCGTCGAGAAGGCTGTGAGCAGGGCGAGCCAGGCCAGCCCCCGATAGACGCCGGCGCCGGCGCCGTGGAAGAGGGCCAGCCCCGCCGCTATGGCGGGGGTGAAGCGGAGCGCGAAGTAGACACCCGCCTTCACCATGGTTGCCGCGTGTATCAGCGCCGACACCGAGGTGGGGCCCGTCATGGCGGTTACCAGCCACTCGTGGAAGGGGAACTGGGCGCTCTTCGCCAGCGCGCCTAGGTAGAAGAGGGCGAGCCACGCAGCCAGGAGCCCCCTCATGTTGAGGTCCGAGAGCAGCCAGGCGGCGTGCCCCTCCATCCCCGACATGCTCGTGGAGCCGAGGGAGGCGGCCACGAGGCCCATGCCTATAAGCATGCCCATATCGCCGAGCCGCGTGAATGAGAGTGCCCGGAGCCCGCTATGAGTTGGCGTGAACCACATGGGCACCCCGAGCCTGGAGCGGCCGGGGTCGCCCACCCACGCCTCCTCCCGGTCGTCGTGGTAGAAGCTTATGAGGGCCCAGCTGGAGAGCCCGGTGCCCTCCCAGCCTATGAACATTACAACAAGGTCGTCGGCGTAGACGAGCAGCAGCATGCTAGCCACGAAGAAGCTGTAGAACAGCCAGTACCTGGCCGCCCCCCACTCTCCTATGTAGTCGACGCTGTAGAGGGCTATCAGCAGGCTGAGGGTGGAGACGACCACCCCCACTATCCCGGAGAGCGCATCCACCCGGAGCGCCAGGTCGACGCCGAGCCCGGGCACCCAGGGATAGCTGAGCCTCCCCTCCCCCGCGGCGAGCGCGAGCCAGGAGAACACGGTGGCCGCTGCGGCGCCCGCCACCCCGGTCCAGGCAATCCTCCTCCAGCCGGAGCCGAGCACGGCGAGCAGCACCACGGCTAGGGCCGCCAGGTACTCGGACGCCACCGCCGCCAGCGCCAGCAGCCCGGGCGAGGCCATCCAGCCCACCTCTCGCCGGGGATCAGCCGTAGACCTGCCTCAGCAGGGAGAGCACCGGGCCGGCAACCAGGTTGACGAGTATGAAGAGGGCTACGCCGAGCACCGCCAGGGCCACGAGGGGCGCGAGCAGGCCCCGCACGCCCTCCTCCCCAGCCCTCTCGTACGCCCTCCCCGGCCTGCCGAGGAACATGTTCCTGAAGGCGAGGAAGCTGTAGACAGCAGTGAGCGTCATTGCCGCCGCGACGCCTGCCGCGAGGACCACGAAGGCGCCGGGCCCGTAGCCGCTGGCCCACCTGGCGAATCCGAAGACCAGGTAGACCTCGCTCCACATGCCCAGCGTCGGGGGTATACCGGATATCATCATGAAGCCGAGGAGGGCTACGGCAGCCGTGTAGGGCATGCGCTGCAGCAGCCCACCCAGCTCCCCGAGGTCGCGGGTGCCCAGACCCACTATGAAGACGCCGGCGACGCCGAAGAGTATTGCCTTGCCCAGCGCGTGGGCCATATAGTGGAGCACCGTCCCGGTCTCACCCACCGGGTTTGCGGCCGCGAGCCCCAGCATAAGGTAGCCCATCTGCGATATGCTGCTATAGGCTAACAGCCTCTTCACATCCCTCTGGGCGAGCACCAGGAAGCCCCCGTAGAGCATGGTGGCCAGGGCCCAGAGGAGGAGGATGGGGCTAACGGAGCCCCAGAGGCGGGGGAAGAACCCGACACCGGCCCGGAGCATGGCGTAGGCCCCTATCCCTATCAACAGCGGCGAGAGCAGCGCCGAGACCGGGGTAGGGGCCTCAGCGTGCGCGTAGGGGAGCCAGAGGTGGAGCCCAGACATGGCCATCTTGACCGCGAGCCCCACGACTATGAGCGCGAGCGCCAGCGCGTGGCCCCCGCCGGCCCCGGTTACGTAGCCGGAGCCAGGCAGGTAGAAGTCGTAGGAGTGGATGAGGAAGAGGCCCAGGAGGTAGAGGAGCGCGCCCAGGTGGGTCCAGACGAGGTAGATGAGGCCCACGCGCACCCGGTCACCGTAGCCGTAGAGGACTATGAGGAGCGCGCTCGGGATCAGCGTGAGCTCGAGGAAGAGGTAGAAGAGTATACCGTTGCCAGCCATGACAGCGCCCAGCATCCCCGCGGTGAATAGCTGGTAGAGCAGGTAGTAGACGCCCCAGTGCCTCTCATCCAGCCCCATCTCCTCGAAGCGGTGCTCCATGTAGGGGCTGGAGTAGAGGGCCACAAGCAGGCTCACAACCGCGATGGTGAGGGCCATCGCAGCCCCCACGGCGTCGAGGAAGAGGCTGAACACCCCGACGCCG contains:
- a CDS encoding pyridoxal phosphate-dependent aminotransferase; translated protein: MPAASLRIHGGSPPPCCHDFSAPANPLGPPAWLGELLEECMARRVHLRYPSPGLEELREAIAWFHRADPRMIVVVNGAAEALAVLPLLLHAERLVVVEPGFGDHGVQAPAMGLGLARVVMERGGEGFTIDEARVLEAAEEGSVVVLSRPSNPTGYLAPADLLADLARRLAERGSWLVVDEAFIDLSPGAEPLEPGPGLVVVRSLTKTFASPGLRLGYIYAEEWLARKLDGARQPWPVGGLEACVYPRLLHDPRSRDYVARGRELAALESRRLARRLAEMGLRVYPSRAPFLLLGHPWLPHPAMQEALTAQGVYVRDASSFHGLGPGYSRVSIRTPGENDVLLRAFERALEGG
- a CDS encoding adenosylcobinamide-GDP ribazoletransferase translates to MSSYARSRGRSRGARPPGAARRLACLASFLTRLPLGCHDIEEAARGYPLVPLVGLVEGVLVYAAMLASRLPGVAAALGLAAHVLVTGALHLDGFADYSDAAGAGARGDRALEVMKDPRRGGFALAYTATLLLAKYAGFMAAWRRWPVVLASYLAAAEAMYMVSLLLPAPGYEGLGSLFRRLGTGGGAATVNMAVYALAALALLLQDPLGASAALAGGVAAALVAARDARGRLGYASGDVLGFAYELAHTSALLAAALLAG
- a CDS encoding CobD/CbiB family cobalamin biosynthesis protein is translated as MCSTSSTPSTGASCSGCTPSTPPTSWPSGWLPPGSGRLRGAAAWAAVVGSHLAGYALLLYAAWRLSPLAWLLAASWVLKTSFSLRLLLETVWRAAALMEKGCVDQARSLVQGLVRRDVYRLGPGHVASAAVESLAESLVDGYTSPLFYTLLLGPLGGLLQRLANTLDGALGFKTPEYLEAGWASAWVDTLLNYVPARVTAVLIALASPAAGGSVAAALRVWSRYASSTESRNAGHPMSAMAGALGVRLEKPSNYALGEAQLPGPREMRRAVRVALLVAAAWLLLALLALTLA
- a CDS encoding asparagine synthase C-terminal domain-containing protein, translated to MAGLSCRAAEELVLSALRRYVGSVGCDCIAMSGGIDTTVVALAARLEALPLRGVTAFYTRGLPRDLPYALYVAGKLGIELHVVPVDPGYIAGHAPLVIRCTGRRDHVELRNDIVFLRALEEARRLGCRYILLGEGGDEVFAGYRFMLSLGPGELRDTILRMAARGRYPGMELAECIGVEAHAPLLSDEVLETVMSTPLECLRQSVWEGKELLRSILRRHGLTLVADRPKTPAEQGAGTEALGRTELEALTGIELPDCHC
- a CDS encoding ATPase; the protein is MALLSGGKDSLYAAMQRWPVDLGLVLVYRFPRPSPHLLNLGKTVETLNLAGIPVVVARLHRGREREETVEILRRLGADEVVAGDVYVEDHLRYMEAVAADAGARLSEPLWGMDPVELAYREAEAGIEALFTGVDARLSRWLGRVFSRDTVEELVEDAKRAGVDPLGEQGEYHTLVIDSPRHEERLPYQVVEKLEIQGYHLLRVV
- a CDS encoding energy-coupling factor ABC transporter permease — its product is MHIPDGYLDPYWCAATYAVSVAYLAAAWRRLRGRLTREQVTAAAVLAAGIFVAQMLNWPIPGGTSLHFVGGALAAILFGPWLGPYVLALVVTTQALVFHDGGITTLGANILNMAIIDGLVGYAVYRATVRALGATRGARLLGAFLGGWLGITLAGAMAGVEIGLSPSFPYGVKITVPVMAGWHALLGIIEGVITALVVDYLYQHRSPLVEAAERATLTVKA
- a CDS encoding PDGLE domain-containing protein, whose product is MPGLFSRYRGAFIAMAVLLVVSPVFGVILADKLGYHEPLDVAAEKLGLQERSLGEWTPFSDYTFPGLPDTLGYIVAGAVGVAVILAIGYVAARRVGR
- a CDS encoding CbiQ family ECF transporter T component is translated as MSRGRGLLDEALAGFLSELREAALYLAAGEGPVEPRHPGLVFLLLVVGVALVSYSPPLPAAAGLLASMPVLAYAALSRRGPVAPVVRSAAYVVGASALVALPLLPLHRGSQALLFLLRVSAASAMVASVAALVGWRRLAEGLGELGLPGEIVEGLSLVARYVPLLASEMLRLLAARRARSLGRPGLREAWRLLAGAAGELLERSMQRATLLGMAIEARSLSPLTRGRGRGGGWAGSAAELLAYLPPAAVVAVEVAALLAGC
- a CDS encoding energy-coupling factor ABC transporter ATP-binding protein → MPVVEARGVWFEYSRGSPVLRGASLRAGPGEVVALAGPTGSGKSTLLLILAGLLRPSRGEVLLDGRPLWSQLPGARRRIGLLFQNPDDQLFNPTVYDEIAYALRGLGLPGRVIEERVERVARRLGIQGLLSRPPYRLSVGQRRLVALASILVYDPDVLLLDEPTANLDRAGVEKLFSIVREAAARGKTVIMASHDLDAVLELSTKTCMVREGALDCHPTLEALAEGLFEDTSLPIPISMRLLRDRLGGWRRVAEELAAARRLGGGVGVEG
- a CDS encoding NADH-quinone oxidoreductase subunit N, translating into MVPPVLTGVADYSFLAVLVGYAFTGLVAPLWGPRAARVSLYAATAVALAAALYMSLAFAPAQGYTTAFNGALVIDTYSVFLLSTVVIVFALAAMAASRIVDYWEAGEAFYAVMGLMALGVIVLGLARLLYLVYVGWILAAVSSYILVALYRDAISAEAAIKYAVNGTIATIILLLGLTLFYIVHGDAAISPGLLIRDALLVTPTVAMVAVAVGFKMGVVPFHGWLIDVYGNAKPLVIAVASAAAKIIAALMIAKLVAPFAVVEPHIVLWTMGVLAALTMLYGNLGALLTVRDSPQKLLAYSSVAQAGYIVVGFAALARLPGIDNVAALAGIALHTAGYAFSKLASFLVLDTACEDDRPCSWERLRGLAYRSPVAAAALVLALASLAGAPPTLGFWGKLYLLIAAVSASPALAALMVINFAVAVFYYGYMIYMVFTGPREAAGGRPGAREAAALIAALFTVLLGLAPWEGYGLTLYAYTTA
- a CDS encoding NADH-quinone oxidoreductase subunit L yields the protein MASPGLLALAAVASEYLAALAVVLLAVLGSGWRRIAWTGVAGAAAATVFSWLALAAGEGRLSYPWVPGLGVDLALRVDALSGIVGVVVSTLSLLIALYSVDYIGEWGAARYWLFYSFFVASMLLLVYADDLVVMFIGWEGTGLSSWALISFYHDDREEAWVGDPGRSRLGVPMWFTPTHSGLRALSFTRLGDMGMLIGMGLVAASLGSTSMSGMEGHAAWLLSDLNMRGLLAAWLALFYLGALAKSAQFPFHEWLVTAMTGPTSVSALIHAATMVKAGVYFALRFTPAIAAGLALFHGAGAGVYRGLAWLALLTAFSTATMAIVARELKLILAFSTASQLSYMMAAVFAAAAAGSPALGSLGGLAHLISHAVFKAALFLAAGAVIHEVGSRYITDMGGLRRSMPYTFLAFLLAGLSLAALPPFSGWWSKDLAVEAIGLLGGWASLAALATAVLTAFYTVRMIYYVFLAPPRGERHAGEPGWLMLGPYLALGLASLGLGLAWPWLARLLEEAVGLHAFREELGVVAYGTLAAALGASGILLYRARLLPLRGVEERPLLGALHGFLYDRWLVNPLIYRLVVYPGAWLSRALARVEELLDLAVHGGVARAGWRMIGALQEGAELRLDRALHVELPAAAAGLSAAVRRLQSGDVRIYIVYFMAGMVLAAILSTVVIFFIAHAAWPALASLAPGW